Proteins from a genomic interval of Zingiber officinale cultivar Zhangliang chromosome 2A, Zo_v1.1, whole genome shotgun sequence:
- the LOC122043992 gene encoding uncharacterized mitochondrial protein AtMg00810-like, whose protein sequence is MDVKNAFLHGDFKEEIYMTPPSGLFSTPSSDVCKLKRSLYGLKQAPRAWFNKFRSTLINFSFVQSQYDSSLFLCKTAKGIVLLLVYVDDIVITGSDFVLISQLQEHLQGSFHMKDLGSLHYFLGLEVHSTPAGIFLHQHKYLQGIVTLAGLQDGRSVDHPLEVNVKYCRDEGDFLPDPSLYRQLVGSLNYLTITRPDIAFSVQQVSQFLQTPIHFHLAAVRRIIRYLHDTSSRGLFFSTGSPIRLVAYSDVDWVGCSDTRRSVIGWCMFLGTSLIAWKSKKQDRVSKSSTESEYRAMSSACSEIVWLRGLLGELGFSQLEPTPLHADNTSAIQIAANPVFHERTKHIEVDCHSIREAYDACVITLPHITTEFQITNVFTKALSRHRHHFLIDKLMLVDHPASI, encoded by the coding sequence atggatgtgaaaaatgCCTTTTtgcatggagattttaaggaagAAATTTATATGACTCCACCATCAGGATTATTTTCTACACCCTCTTCTGACGTTTGCAAACTAAAACGTTCACTCTATGGTTTAAAGCAGGCTCCACGTGCTTGGTTTAACAAGTTCCGCTCTACGCTTATTAACTTCTCTTTTGTCCAAAGTCAGTATGATTCTTCTTTATTCCTGTGCAAAACTGCAAAAGGAATCGTCTTGCTCctggtatatgttgatgatattgttatTACAGGGTCCGACTTTGTCTTAATTTCTCAGCTTCAAGAGCATCTTCAGGGGTCTTTccatatgaaagacttgggatcTTTACACTATTTTTTGGGGCTTGAAGTACACTCTACTCCAGCTGGAATTTTCTTACACCAACATAAATATCTTCAGGGGATAGTGACTTTGGCTGGTCTACAGGATGGTCGTTCTGTTGATCATCCTTTAGAGGTGAACGTTAAATATTGTCGTGATGAGGGTGATTTTCTCCCAGATCCATCTTTATATAGACAACTAGTGGGGAGCTTGAACTATCTGACTATTACTCGGCCTGATATTGCCTTTTCTGTTCAACAAGTTAGTCAATTTCTACAAACACCTATACATTTTCATTTGGCTGCAGTTCGACGCATTATTCGCTATTTGCATGACACTTCTTCCCGGGGACTTTTCTTCTCTACGGGCTCTCCTATTCGTTTGGTTGCATATAGTGATGTTGATTGGGTTGGTTGTTCTGATACTCGACGCTCAGTTATAGGTTGGTGCATGTTTTTGGGTACCTCTCTTATTGCGTGGAAAAGTAAGAAGCAAGATCGGGTGTCTAAGTCTTCCACAGAATCAGAGTATCGCGCTATGTCCTCTGCTTGTTCTGAAATAGTTTGGCTTCGGGGACTGTTGGGTGAACTTGGGTTTTCCCAACTTGAACCTACTCCACTTCATGCAGATAATACTAGTGCTATTCAAATTGCTGCTAATCCAGTATTTCACGAACGCACCAAACACATCGAAGTAGATTGTCATTCTATTCGTGAGGCATATGATGCTTGTGTCATCACTCTTCCACATATAACCACTGAATTCCAAATTACTAATGTGTTTACTAAAGCTCTCTCCCGACATCGTCATCACTTTCTTATTGACAAATTGATGCTTGTTGATCATCCAGCATCAATTTGA